The Populus alba chromosome 13, ASM523922v2, whole genome shotgun sequence genome contains the following window.
ATCTTGTTTTAGACATAATCATGGTGATGAAAGGTTCATTATGGGAATCAATATACGACATGCATCTTGACATGTGTGCGTGCGGTTGTGTGCACAAAATGTTCTCCAAGTGGTGGGCTAGATTCTGAATAATCAGGAATTGATAATTTCTTCAAGATTAGGTATTCGTAATTGAAATATAATGGACTCTGCTACACATGCACGCTCATTCTCACACACGCATGTTTCATCTTGTTCTGCTGATAGCTTTGGTCTTTAGCATTGTTGCTTTCCAGACTATGTTTTCCATTCCTATCTTACAAATCTAGTTCTGCAGATTTTTATCCTTAGCTTATTCTTACCCTTCCAGAGACTGCTTCCTGCCACCCTATATCACTTTCCAAATTGAGGCATCaaagaacataaaaacaatGGTTATTGTTGGTGATTGATTTGCACGCTCAACGATGCCAACTCCctctttaccttttcttttttatttcatgagtAATAACGTAGTCAAACCATGAATTTATGAACCAGCTAAGCTTGATAATGTACTGCTCTCAGCTAGTCAGAAGAAAATGTTTATATTGGAGTTCATCATGTTTGGACTCCTCAACAAGAGCAGCCTGAaggttttttccccttaaattaGCCATTAGTGGGAAGAAGgatctctatttataggcaaatgaTAGCAACATCTGCTGCTTCTTGGACATGCTATTTGCCTTTTCCTTACtaattttctttagtttttttcttttggtatcCCATCTTCTTAATATCATAACTGTAATGCAGAACCCTCGAGGAATCCTCAGAATATTGAGGACAATGCATGCATGAAAAGAATGATTGTTTCAGTGTCTGCACTCTCATTTGGACAAATCTCATTGTTAACTTCTGTACAAGTGGCACACGCAGGAGAAAGTATCAAACCAGATGCACTTTATGAGGTTGGGGAGTTATTTGAATTAGGAATCCAGCTCTCTTATCTTCTTTTACTCCTAGCTTTGCTAGGGGTTGGAACTTTCTTTGTGATTCGTCAAGTTCTAATGCGTAGAGAGCTCGACCTTTCTGCTAAAGAATTGCAGGCAAGTTCTTCTTTGTAATTTGTGTTATGCTTTTCGAGGATTTCACTCTCTTCTGAAACAGACATTTATTACAAAGCCATCTTGGAGATTATTAGATCTTTAGATGGAGAGgtcaatgttttttgaaaagaaaagatccctttggtttctctctcttcatcCCCCTGTTTGATAGAGGGCATTGGCCATCTGCATTTTGTAGTAGAATACAatcttattattgttttgtgtttgccCTTTTTAATTTCAGGAGCAAGTAAGAAGCGGTGATGCCACAGCAACTGGACTTTTTGAACTCGGTGCAGTAATGCTGAGGAGAAAATTTTACCCGGCTGCTACTAAATATTTACTTCAGGCAATTGAGAAGTGGGATGGTGAGGATCAAGATCTTGCCCAGGTATGATTGTATCTTTGTTCCTACCTGTTTTGCAAGCACCAAGTAATGCTGTTGCCTTGGTGTAATTGCATCTTGTTCGACCTAACATGCATGTGTTGTCTTAGGAGAGATGCCAAGCAACATCATTTTTATGCTCTCATTGCTTAAAAAAGGGAAAgcgaaagggaaagggaaagttCATATGCTTAATCATATTGGATGGTCAAGTTCATATGTTTAGATTGTGGTCTACAAAAACATCTACCGAATGGTTTAATGTTACTTCTTTGTGTTTTGGAAATTTATAAATCATTGCAGCTCACCACTGCAACCCTTTGACCGTATCTAACATTGACAAAAGGAGAAAGATGTTATAATCTTGTTTGGAAAATTGTGAACAAAGATTAGGAGATTAGAAATAAGAACTTAATTAAGATAGGGTTTTACTTTTGAGCAATTAAGGTAAGATATGGAGTGCTCCAGTCTATATTTTGCACCAGTATGGTATCACTTTACATGCATGAATTTGACGACAAATTCCTTCTAAGCTCTCAAATGTTTGAACAGGTCTACAATGCGCTTGGTG
Protein-coding sequences here:
- the LOC118035520 gene encoding tetratricopeptide repeat domain-containing protein PYG7, chloroplastic isoform X4 produces the protein MPLSLLISRQIHGMESLMVSSSSPSTEKPSRNPQNIEDNACMKRMIVSVSALSFGQISLLTSVQVAHAGESIKPDALYEVGELFELGIQLSYLLLLLALLGVGTFFVIRQVLMRRELDLSAKELQEQVRSGDATATGLFELGAVMLRRKFYPAATKYLLQAIEKWDGEDQDLAQVYNALGVSYTLDGKLDKGIKQFEAAVKLQPGYVTAWNNLGDAYEKKKDLKSALKAFEEVLLFDPNNKVARPRRDVLKDKVQMYKGVPIKSKDR
- the LOC118035520 gene encoding tetratricopeptide repeat domain-containing protein PYG7, chloroplastic isoform X5, producing the protein MPLSLLISRQIHGMESLMVSSSSPKPSRNPQNIEDNACMKRMIVSVSALSFGQISLLTSVQVAHAGESIKPDALYEVGELFELGIQLSYLLLLLALLGVGTFFVIRQVLMRRELDLSAKELQEQVRSGDATATGLFELGAVMLRRKFYPAATKYLLQAIEKWDGEDQDLAQVYNALGVSYTLDGKLDKGIKQFEAAVKLQPGYVTAWNNLGDAYEKKKDLKSALKAFEEVLLFDPNNKVARPRRDVLKDKVQMYKGVPIKSKDR